Proteins encoded in a region of the Falco biarmicus isolate bFalBia1 chromosome W, bFalBia1.pri, whole genome shotgun sequence genome:
- the LOC130142146 gene encoding uncharacterized protein LOC130142146, with protein sequence MEREAALTLLSDILAKREASVSTKKLHDLCRWTNEKGHLKDPQLMFSVTEWREIGDSLCDATLSGSKSAKDLGTTWREIVNHLRSMVAEKKMAMAASDLLGRETESESTRLFGQGAPSAKGIIVPITKSATELLQPTPSPEGAAATGAPRRPESYREPPPVLDEEEGTSAGPRAPLNESAESDKENEPTPAAPIPRPRTKPSDRTLNRLQQQLNECHLPTAGRDLRVLTQEGVILHHAASQSR encoded by the coding sequence ATGGAAAGGGAGGCGGCACTCACGCTATTATCTGATATTCTTGCTAAGCGAGAGGCTAGCGTGAGCACAAAGAAGCTCCATGATCTCTGTAGGTGGACAAATGAAAAAGGACACCTAAAAGACCCGCAATTGATGTTTAGTGTGACTGAGTGGCGAGAGATCGGGGATTCCCTTTGCGATGCGACCCTTAGTGGCAGCAAGTCGGCCAAGGACTTGGGGACTACCTGGCGGGAGATCGTGAACCATTTACGATCAATGGTTGCGGAGAAAAAAATGGCTATGGCTGCTTCAGACCTCCTTGGTAGGGAAACCGAGTCGGAGTCTACCCGATTATTTGGTCAAGGCGCTCCGTCTGCAAAAGGCATAATTGTGCCTATTACAAAATCTGCGACAGAGCTATTACAGCCGACACCATCTCCGGAGGGTGCCGCCGCAACAGGTGCTCCACGCCGACCTGAAAGCTACCGAGAGCCGCCCCCCGTGCTAGATGAGGAAGAGGGTACAAGTGCGGGTCCGAGAGCGCCTCTGAATGAAAGCGCAGAGTCCgataaagaaaatgaacccaCCCCAGCTGCCCCGATCCCCCGTCCCCGAACAAAACCCTCCGACCGGACCCTAAACCGCTTGCAGCAGCAATTGAACGAATGCCATCTGCCTACTGCCGGTCGTGATCTTCGGGTCCTGACCCAGGAAGGCGTTATCCTCCACCATGCCGCTTCCCAAAGTCGTTAG